In a single window of the Methanolobus psychrophilus R15 genome:
- a CDS encoding transposase has protein sequence MTVKSNIAEILRNERISVQRVTCERVYAVAKEVFKAGKVLLTTVKRVNVKMLMTAFSFNLHQLRTLKRKGTV, from the coding sequence TTGACAGTCAAAAGTAATATAGCGGAGATTCTCAGAAATGAGCGGATAAGTGTGCAGCGAGTTACATGTGAAAGAGTCTATGCAGTAGCAAAGGAAGTGTTCAAAGCAGGAAAAGTGCTTCTTACAACAGTAAAAAGAGTAAATGTGAAGATGTTGATGACAGCTTTTTCTTTTAATCTTCATCAATTGAGAACACTGAAAAGGAAGGGAACTGTCTAG
- a CDS encoding putative cytochrome c biogenesis protein, which translates to MTDLLGFLFGSLQSMGSNDIPLVAAFFIGLMTAISPCPLTTNITAIAYISKRIGHGRHTVAVGLVYTLGRMFAYVLVASSILWVGLSSQDIALFLQKNGGMLLGPFFILLGFLMLTADRMPSFKGCGMISKLSERCGDKGYAGGFLLGFIFALSFCPFSAVLFFGMLIPISMASGDPIIIPSMFAIATALPVIFFSILLVYSVSRVGEFVNKFHAVEKNMRLAAAIIFLVAGFYYSWLWVFA; encoded by the coding sequence ATGACTGATCTTTTAGGGTTCCTGTTTGGGTCTCTGCAATCAATGGGAAGCAATGATATCCCGCTGGTCGCTGCCTTTTTCATAGGTCTGATGACTGCTATCAGCCCCTGTCCCCTGACAACCAACATAACTGCTATAGCTTACATCTCTAAAAGGATTGGCCATGGCAGGCACACTGTAGCAGTAGGTCTTGTTTATACTCTTGGGCGAATGTTTGCATACGTGCTTGTGGCATCATCTATTCTCTGGGTAGGGTTGAGCAGCCAGGATATTGCTCTGTTTTTACAGAAAAACGGAGGAATGTTACTGGGTCCGTTCTTCATCCTTCTCGGATTTCTCATGCTTACAGCCGATAGGATGCCTTCTTTCAAAGGATGTGGCATGATTAGTAAACTGAGTGAAAGATGCGGGGACAAAGGGTATGCGGGTGGGTTCCTGCTTGGCTTTATCTTCGCTCTCTCATTCTGCCCATTCAGTGCTGTCCTGTTCTTTGGGATGCTTATACCTATATCAATGGCTTCAGGAGATCCGATCATTATCCCCTCAATGTTTGCAATTGCAACAGCATTACCGGTAATATTCTTCTCAATTCTTCTGGTGTACTCGGTCTCCAGGGTAGGTGAGTTTGTGAATAAGTTCCATGCGGTTGAGAAAAACATGAGGCTTGCAGCAGCAATCATTTTTTTAGTGGCAGGATTCTATTATTCCTGGCTCTGGGTATTTGCATAG